The following are encoded together in the Proteiniphilum saccharofermentans genome:
- the porT gene encoding type IX secretion/gliding motility protein PorT/SprT produces the protein MIKKATYFLLLILISGNLYGQQRKLQHRPYADQRLFHLGFTLGLHTQDLILTQSGFINENGEVWFSEIPAYSPGFAVGIIGDMYLNRFINLRAIPSLYLGDKKFVFREQSSGEEFTTQIRNNYIALPLHLKISADRINNFRPYVLVGGYGSLELASTKNRAVLLKPYDAGIEFGVGCDFYLPLFKLAPELKFSFGLADILEKERNDLKDDDLRKYANSLSKAVQRMITLSFHFE, from the coding sequence ATGATCAAAAAGGCAACATACTTTCTTCTATTGATCCTGATTTCAGGAAATCTCTACGGTCAACAGCGTAAGTTACAGCATCGTCCTTATGCCGATCAGCGGCTGTTTCATCTGGGATTTACACTCGGATTACATACGCAGGATCTGATACTCACCCAATCGGGATTTATCAATGAAAACGGAGAAGTATGGTTTTCAGAAATCCCTGCCTATTCGCCTGGATTCGCTGTCGGAATTATTGGGGATATGTACCTTAACAGGTTTATAAATCTCCGGGCAATACCTTCGCTGTATCTGGGCGATAAAAAATTTGTATTCAGGGAGCAATCATCAGGAGAGGAATTCACTACACAAATTCGAAATAATTATATCGCCCTGCCATTACATTTGAAAATATCTGCCGACAGGATCAATAATTTCCGACCATATGTACTGGTGGGTGGATATGGCAGTCTGGAATTGGCTTCCACCAAAAACCGGGCTGTATTGTTAAAACCCTATGATGCGGGAATTGAGTTCGGCGTGGGATGTGATTTTTATCTGCCGCTTTTTAAACTGGCTCCCGAGTTAAAATTCAGTTTCGGGTTGGCGGATATACTGGAAAAAGAAAGGAATGACCTGAAAGATGATGATCTCCGGAAATATGCCAATTCATTGTCGAAAGCCGTCCAACGGATGATTACACTCAGTTTTCACTTCGAGTAA
- a CDS encoding DUF362 domain-containing protein, with protein MAYVIDDSCIACGTCIDECPVEAISEGDIYVIDPDVCTDCGSCAEVCPTESIHPE; from the coding sequence ATGGCTTACGTAATTGACGATAGTTGCATTGCCTGTGGAACATGCATCGACGAGTGCCCTGTTGAGGCTATATCGGAAGGCGATATTTATGTGATTGACCCGGATGTATGTACTGACTGTGGTTCTTGTGCCGAAGTATGTCCTACAGAATCAATTCATCCGGAATAA
- the gap gene encoding type I glyceraldehyde-3-phosphate dehydrogenase: MIKVGINGFGRIGRLVFRAAQNRDDIQIVGINDLLDVDYIAYMLKYDTIHGQFTGSIDVKDGNLVVNGNTIRVSAERNPADLKWDAVGAEYVVESTGLFLSKDKAQGHIDAGAKYVVMSAPSKDDTRMYVTGVNENTYTKGEQFVSNASCTTNCLAPIAKVLNDKFGIEEALMTTVHATTATQKTVDGPSAKDWRGGRAASGNIIPSSTGAAKAVGKVIPELNGKLTGMAFRVPTLNVSVVDLTARLKKETTYEEVCNAMKEASEGELKGILGYTDEDVVSSDFIGDARTSIFDAKAGIQLSPTFVKVVSWYDNEWGYSSKVLELIAHMAKVNG; this comes from the coding sequence ATGATTAAAGTAGGTATTAACGGATTTGGCCGCATCGGACGTTTGGTTTTCCGTGCCGCACAAAACAGAGATGATATCCAGATCGTGGGTATCAATGACTTGCTCGATGTGGATTACATCGCTTATATGTTAAAATATGACACGATCCACGGTCAGTTCACCGGATCGATCGATGTAAAAGACGGTAACTTAGTGGTAAACGGAAATACCATCCGTGTATCTGCCGAAAGAAATCCGGCCGACCTGAAATGGGATGCCGTAGGTGCTGAATACGTAGTTGAATCTACCGGTTTGTTCCTTTCTAAAGATAAAGCTCAAGGCCATATCGACGCCGGCGCGAAATATGTAGTGATGTCGGCTCCTTCTAAAGACGATACCCGCATGTATGTTACCGGCGTAAATGAAAATACGTATACCAAAGGCGAGCAGTTCGTATCGAACGCATCCTGTACCACAAACTGCCTGGCGCCCATCGCTAAAGTTTTGAATGATAAATTCGGTATCGAAGAAGCGTTGATGACCACCGTACACGCTACCACCGCTACCCAGAAAACAGTGGACGGACCTTCAGCAAAAGACTGGAGAGGCGGACGCGCGGCATCGGGCAACATCATCCCGTCTTCTACAGGAGCTGCCAAAGCAGTAGGGAAAGTAATTCCCGAACTGAACGGAAAGCTCACCGGTATGGCATTCCGTGTTCCCACCCTGAACGTTTCGGTTGTGGACCTGACTGCCCGCCTGAAAAAAGAAACCACTTACGAAGAAGTATGCAACGCAATGAAAGAAGCTTCGGAAGGTGAATTGAAAGGTATTTTGGGTTATACCGACGAAGATGTGGTATCGAGTGACTTCATCGGCGATGCACGTACTTCCATTTTCGATGCAAAAGCCGGTATCCAACTCAGCCCGACTTTCGTGAAAGTGGTAAGCTGGTATGACAATGAATGGGGATATTCCAGCAAAGTACTGGAACTGATCGCTCACATGGCAAAAGTAAACGGATAA
- a CDS encoding NAD-dependent epimerase/dehydratase family protein has protein sequence MKILVTGTAGFIGFHVVRELVRQGYDVAGLDNINAYYDVQLKYARLAETGIPQGKIKEGEWVQSDKYPTYRFIRLDLTDAKGLLTLFREEQFTHVLHFAAQAGVRYSLENPLSYINSNIVGFTHLLEVCRSYPVRHFLYASSSSVYGDDTPTPYKESAQTDHPVSLYAATKKANELLAYSYSKLYGIAATGIRFFTVYGPWGRPDMAPWLFMSAITAGMPIKVFNNGEMQRDFTYIDDIVEGVLKIMPAPPQAGIPSVVYNMGCASPVQLMDFIRIIEKTTGKKAVKEMVDMQPGDVVSTYADTSLLEQKFGYKPHTSVETGIRNFYDWFKEYRHG, from the coding sequence ATGAAGATATTGGTTACCGGCACCGCCGGATTTATTGGTTTTCACGTCGTACGCGAATTAGTCCGGCAGGGATATGATGTGGCCGGTCTCGACAACATCAACGCTTATTATGATGTACAATTAAAATATGCCCGTCTGGCCGAAACAGGTATACCACAGGGAAAAATAAAAGAGGGCGAATGGGTCCAGAGCGATAAATACCCGACCTACCGTTTTATCCGGCTTGACCTGACTGATGCCAAAGGACTTCTCACCCTCTTCCGTGAAGAACAATTCACACATGTTCTCCATTTCGCTGCACAGGCCGGGGTTAGGTACTCCCTTGAAAATCCTCTTTCATACATCAATTCCAATATAGTGGGTTTTACCCACCTGCTGGAGGTATGCCGTTCCTATCCTGTCCGGCATTTCCTTTATGCCAGTTCCAGCAGCGTCTACGGAGACGACACTCCCACTCCCTACAAGGAATCGGCCCAAACCGATCATCCCGTAAGTCTTTATGCGGCTACTAAAAAAGCAAACGAGCTGTTGGCCTATTCCTACAGTAAACTTTATGGAATAGCTGCAACCGGTATTCGTTTTTTTACGGTCTATGGCCCCTGGGGACGTCCCGACATGGCACCCTGGTTGTTTATGTCGGCCATTACGGCAGGAATGCCTATTAAGGTTTTCAACAATGGGGAAATGCAGCGTGATTTCACCTATATCGACGATATTGTGGAAGGAGTACTCAAAATTATGCCTGCTCCTCCGCAAGCCGGGATTCCCAGTGTAGTATATAACATGGGCTGTGCTTCGCCTGTACAACTAATGGATTTCATCCGTATTATCGAAAAAACCACCGGAAAGAAAGCTGTCAAGGAAATGGTAGATATGCAACCCGGAGATGTGGTATCTACTTATGCCGATACATCATTGCTTGAACAGAAGTTCGGATACAAACCCCATACATCGGTTGAGACCGGTATCAGGAATTTCTACGACTGGTTTAAGGAATATCGTCACGGGTAA
- a CDS encoding ArnT family glycosyltransferase, translating into MKTKYLYLFWFIALLPVMVLRDYTPNNELRYLSIIDEALRNGNFFTFTLDGEIYADKPPLSFWLMMAGKTLLGSHQMWFLSLLSFLPALVVLMVMEKWMRREKSFACQPDGLLMLMTGGFFLALTITIRMDMLMVMFITLSLYTFFKIYQGEGKKRDAYLFPLYVFLALFSKGPVGILVPLLSTLIFLLYRGKIHTWQQYWGWKSWLVLLLGCGIWFTGVYMEGGDAYLNNLLVHQTVGRGVNAFHHKSPFYYYAIAIWYLLAPWMFLCVGLIIAGVVRKKIQTETEKFFLTIILTTFVMLSLISSKLAVYLLPAIPFLIYLPAMLLDKFDEKNIWLRLSVAVPAVVFAVVLPAVFYIKRIDEISYIAVPLVYAAAAVISLGGITILYLLFREKALRKSIRVMTFTLLLTIFIAGLALPQLNPYMGWNTLCNEAIRIAEEKGTSEYYVYKISRPGSMDVFLGKEAIVASEEDILNNTLSGQLLLLPEKAVLNNRQIQSVISGKEQHKTGPYLIVVL; encoded by the coding sequence ATGAAAACTAAGTATCTCTATCTCTTTTGGTTTATAGCACTGCTCCCGGTTATGGTCTTACGGGACTATACCCCCAACAATGAGTTACGTTACCTGAGCATTATTGATGAAGCTTTGCGTAACGGCAATTTTTTTACTTTCACGCTGGATGGTGAGATCTATGCCGATAAGCCGCCTCTCAGCTTCTGGCTGATGATGGCAGGGAAAACATTGCTCGGCAGTCACCAAATGTGGTTTCTGTCGCTTTTATCGTTTTTGCCCGCATTGGTAGTGTTGATGGTAATGGAGAAATGGATGAGAAGAGAGAAATCTTTTGCCTGCCAACCCGATGGTTTGCTGATGCTGATGACCGGCGGTTTCTTTCTGGCTCTCACCATTACTATTCGGATGGATATGCTGATGGTGATGTTTATCACCCTTTCACTCTACACTTTTTTTAAGATATACCAGGGGGAAGGAAAGAAACGGGATGCTTACCTGTTTCCGCTCTATGTCTTTCTAGCTCTTTTCTCAAAAGGCCCCGTCGGCATATTGGTTCCGTTGCTCTCCACCCTGATATTTCTTCTCTACCGGGGTAAAATCCATACATGGCAACAATATTGGGGATGGAAAAGCTGGCTGGTTCTACTGCTGGGATGTGGTATCTGGTTTACCGGTGTTTATATGGAAGGAGGAGACGCCTATCTCAATAACCTGTTAGTACATCAAACAGTAGGAAGAGGTGTGAATGCTTTTCACCATAAATCTCCGTTCTATTACTATGCTATTGCCATCTGGTACTTGCTGGCCCCCTGGATGTTTTTATGCGTGGGACTGATCATTGCCGGAGTGGTTCGCAAAAAAATCCAAACCGAGACCGAAAAGTTTTTTCTTACGATTATCCTGACGACTTTCGTCATGCTATCCCTGATCAGTTCCAAGTTGGCAGTCTACCTGCTTCCCGCCATACCCTTTCTGATCTATCTCCCGGCCATGCTACTCGATAAATTCGATGAGAAAAATATCTGGTTACGGCTTTCGGTGGCAGTGCCTGCTGTCGTTTTCGCAGTAGTGCTGCCGGCTGTTTTTTATATAAAACGAATCGACGAAATCTCTTATATCGCCGTACCATTGGTCTATGCAGCGGCAGCTGTTATCTCACTCGGCGGAATCACAATCTTATATCTGCTATTCCGGGAAAAAGCGCTCCGTAAGTCTATCCGTGTGATGACTTTCACCCTTTTATTGACTATCTTTATCGCCGGATTAGCCTTGCCTCAGTTGAATCCTTATATGGGATGGAACACATTATGCAACGAAGCGATTCGTATTGCGGAAGAGAAAGGCACTTCCGAATATTATGTGTATAAGATTTCACGGCCCGGAAGTATGGATGTTTTTCTTGGAAAAGAAGCCATAGTTGCTTCCGAAGAAGATATACTGAACAATACATTATCCGGCCAACTGCTACTGTTACCCGAGAAAGCAGTATTGAATAACCGTCAGATTCAATCTGTTATATCAGGCAAAGAGCAACACAAAACCGGCCCTTACCTCATTGTTGTTTTATAA
- a CDS encoding lipid-A-disaccharide synthase N-terminal domain-containing protein — translation MQGTTIWIYGIGFLAQIFFSARILYQWIVTEKAKKIISPPIFWILSIFGSYLLFIYGVLRNDFAIIFGQFIAYYIYLWNLNMQGIWKQIHVGLKAILLLTPVIAVALLMRDMNAFTTLFFRQKDIPVWLLIFGSAGQVLFTFRFIYQWIYSAHLHRSVLPIGFWIISLLGSGIIVAYGIIRHDPVLILGQSVGFVAYVRNIMIGLQTKTNVPI, via the coding sequence ATGCAGGGAACAACCATCTGGATTTACGGAATTGGCTTTTTAGCCCAGATCTTCTTCTCGGCACGAATACTTTACCAGTGGATTGTAACCGAGAAAGCAAAGAAAATAATCTCGCCCCCTATATTCTGGATCCTGAGCATTTTCGGTTCCTACCTGCTTTTTATTTACGGGGTACTCAGAAACGATTTTGCCATTATATTCGGGCAATTCATTGCATATTATATCTATCTCTGGAACCTCAATATGCAGGGAATCTGGAAACAAATACATGTCGGACTGAAAGCCATTCTCCTATTAACACCGGTGATAGCGGTTGCATTACTGATGCGCGACATGAATGCTTTTACCACCCTCTTTTTCCGGCAGAAGGATATACCTGTCTGGTTACTGATCTTCGGTTCGGCCGGTCAGGTGCTCTTTACATTCCGTTTCATCTATCAATGGATCTATTCTGCCCATCTTCATCGGTCTGTACTGCCAATCGGTTTCTGGATTATCAGCCTGTTGGGATCAGGTATTATCGTCGCTTACGGGATCATTCGCCACGACCCTGTTCTCATACTGGGACAATCGGTAGGTTTTGTTGCTTATGTACGTAACATCATGATCGGCTTACAGACTAAAACTAATGTGCCAATATGA
- a CDS encoding glycosyltransferase — MERNETSQYTFTIIVPIYNEAENISRLEEKLQNFLPQSLYPACVLFVNDGSTDGSREKIHSICERNPHFFYLDMKKNGGLSAALKAGFDYCFSEFVGYMDADMQTDADDFNLLLPHLAEYELVTGIRANRKDSFFKNLQSKIANGYRRMMTGDGVSDTGCPLKVLHTGYAKRVPMFNGMHRFLPALILLQNGRIQQIPVRHYPRIAGKSKYHLWNRLTGPFIDCFAYRWMKKRYINYQISGTNLD, encoded by the coding sequence ATGGAAAGAAACGAAACAAGTCAATACACTTTTACCATTATTGTCCCGATTTACAATGAAGCAGAGAACATCAGTCGGTTAGAAGAAAAACTACAAAACTTCTTACCTCAGTCGCTATATCCTGCTTGTGTACTGTTTGTCAACGACGGTTCGACCGACGGCAGCCGGGAAAAAATACATAGTATCTGCGAACGGAACCCCCATTTTTTCTATCTTGACATGAAAAAGAATGGTGGATTGAGTGCTGCTTTAAAAGCCGGATTCGATTACTGTTTTTCGGAATTCGTGGGTTATATGGATGCCGACATGCAGACTGACGCCGACGATTTCAACCTGCTACTCCCCCATCTGGCCGAATATGAATTGGTAACAGGTATACGTGCTAACCGCAAAGACTCGTTCTTCAAGAACCTGCAATCAAAAATAGCCAACGGATACCGGCGGATGATGACCGGTGACGGCGTATCTGATACCGGCTGTCCGCTAAAAGTGTTGCATACCGGGTACGCCAAACGTGTACCAATGTTCAACGGAATGCACCGGTTCCTTCCGGCACTCATTCTGTTGCAAAACGGCAGGATACAACAAATCCCGGTACGTCACTATCCCCGTATAGCAGGAAAATCGAAATATCATCTGTGGAACCGGCTTACCGGCCCTTTTATCGACTGTTTTGCTTACCGGTGGATGAAAAAACGCTATATCAATTACCAGATCAGTGGAACCAATTTAGATTGA
- a CDS encoding MBL fold metallo-hydrolase, translated as MIILVSIVLLLSITIFFYIRQPKFGRAPSGERLEQLQQSPNYKDGQFRNIRHTPNFSGDQSPAKIFFNFLFKKVPRTRPVDEIPSLKTDLKNLPIHENVLVWFGHSSYFIQLNGKRFLIDPVFSGNASPVPNSNKSFNGTDVYSADDMPEIDYLLITHDHYDHLDYPTIMKLKPKIGHIVCGLGVGAHLEYWKFDPGKITEKDWNESMFISNNITLYTAPARHFSGRSFSRNNTLWLAFILQTKELKLYLGGDGGYDTHFAEIGEKFGGFDLAILENGQYNQAWRAIHLLPEEGLQAAKDLKAKRLFPVHSSKFKLAHHPWDEPLKTITEMNEQGDQIPLVTPRIGEVVYLNDTTQVFSKWWEGIN; from the coding sequence ATGATAATCCTTGTAAGCATTGTATTGCTGTTGAGCATTACGATATTTTTCTATATCCGGCAACCGAAGTTCGGCAGAGCTCCAAGCGGGGAACGACTCGAGCAACTACAACAATCCCCGAATTACAAAGATGGACAATTCCGGAATATCCGTCATACACCCAATTTCAGCGGAGATCAATCGCCTGCAAAAATCTTTTTCAATTTCCTTTTTAAGAAAGTTCCACGTACAAGACCCGTTGACGAGATCCCGTCTCTGAAGACAGATTTGAAAAATCTGCCCATCCATGAAAATGTGCTGGTATGGTTCGGCCATTCCTCTTATTTTATCCAACTCAACGGAAAGCGGTTTCTGATCGATCCGGTTTTTAGCGGCAACGCTTCGCCGGTACCTAATTCCAATAAATCATTCAATGGGACAGATGTATATTCGGCCGATGATATGCCTGAAATTGATTATCTGCTTATCACTCATGATCATTACGATCACCTTGATTATCCGACAATAATGAAATTGAAACCAAAGATCGGGCACATTGTCTGCGGTCTGGGTGTAGGAGCACATTTAGAGTACTGGAAATTCGACCCTGGAAAAATTACCGAGAAAGATTGGAACGAAAGTATGTTTATTTCCAATAATATCACCCTGTATACTGCACCGGCACGCCATTTTTCAGGCAGGAGTTTTTCAAGGAACAACACTCTTTGGCTGGCATTTATTCTACAAACCAAAGAGTTAAAATTATATCTCGGGGGCGACGGTGGATATGACACCCATTTTGCTGAAATCGGAGAAAAATTCGGTGGATTTGATCTGGCGATTCTGGAGAACGGCCAGTATAATCAGGCGTGGCGAGCCATCCATCTACTGCCCGAGGAGGGATTACAGGCAGCAAAAGACCTAAAAGCAAAACGCTTGTTTCCCGTCCATTCTTCTAAATTCAAATTAGCTCACCATCCCTGGGACGAGCCGTTAAAAACCATAACCGAAATGAATGAGCAAGGAGACCAGATACCACTGGTGACTCCCAGGATCGGCGAAGTTGTCTATCTGAACGACACTACACAGGTTTTCAGTAAATGGTGGGAGGGGATTAATTGA
- the erm gene encoding 23S ribosomal RNA methyltransferase Erm → MNKNRVPVRFTGQHFIIDTQLIEDSIRLAEIQKNDLVLDIGAGRGFLTGHLVRYSGNVIAIESDPGLVAELRTRFAFNKNITVVNSDFRKFRIPQKQFKAVSNIPYGITSYILRSLMYNNTEFFEKGSLVIQLEAAQKLFRRRVFNPYVLFYHTFYDLELIYTVPPASFMPPPTVQSALVKISKKQSPRINIEMKEKYFDFLCFILRYPDLSVRTALKEIFRKRQIREFSHKYGLKLDDVVTLFLPEQLSDCFVEMLRVVPDKFHPEN, encoded by the coding sequence ATGAACAAAAATAGAGTTCCTGTAAGATTTACAGGACAACACTTTATAATAGATACACAATTAATAGAAGATTCCATCCGCTTAGCTGAAATACAAAAAAATGATCTGGTCCTGGATATTGGTGCAGGCCGGGGATTCCTTACAGGCCATCTGGTCAGATATTCAGGAAATGTAATAGCTATTGAAAGTGATCCTGGTCTCGTTGCTGAATTAAGAACGAGATTTGCTTTCAACAAAAATATTACTGTCGTTAATTCAGATTTCAGGAAATTCCGGATACCTCAGAAACAATTCAAGGCAGTTTCTAATATACCTTATGGTATTACCTCTTACATACTTAGATCGTTGATGTATAATAATACGGAATTTTTTGAAAAAGGGAGTCTGGTAATACAGTTAGAGGCGGCTCAAAAGCTCTTCCGGAGAAGAGTTTTCAATCCCTACGTGCTGTTTTACCATACGTTTTATGATTTAGAATTAATCTATACTGTTCCTCCGGCTAGTTTTATGCCGCCTCCAACAGTTCAGTCGGCACTGGTGAAGATAAGTAAAAAACAATCCCCAAGGATAAATATTGAAATGAAAGAGAAATATTTTGATTTCCTTTGCTTCATATTAAGATATCCTGATTTATCGGTACGTACCGCCTTGAAGGAAATATTCCGAAAGCGGCAAATAAGAGAATTCTCACACAAATATGGTTTGAAGCTGGATGATGTAGTTACCCTATTTCTACCCGAACAATTATCAGACTGTTTTGTAGAGATGCTAAGAGTCGTTCCCGATAAATTCCATCCTGAAAATTGA
- a CDS encoding aldo/keto reductase, with the protein MSKIKINNTDLKITRINLGGNVFGWTLDETRSFEILDKFIEKGGNFIDTADTYPWWVNGTGGLSETIIGKWIKSRGNRQDLVVATKVGSETNEHTSDISRKHILQSVDESLQRLQTDHIDLYYTHFDDEKTPVEETLSAYDEIIKAGKVRYIAASNVSPERLTASFEAAEKNNFPKYVALQPHYNLIERAKYENDYLPLVEKYNLSVFPYWSLAAGFLTGKYRSEADFKKSVRGAGAKKYLNEKGFAVLDTLDKVSAKHGTSQAAVALAWLLAQPHIGAPIASATNQNQLETLFVATKLDLDKEDLDLLDKASK; encoded by the coding sequence ATGAGCAAAATAAAGATCAACAACACAGATTTGAAGATAACCCGCATCAATCTGGGTGGAAATGTATTCGGATGGACACTGGATGAAACCAGGTCCTTTGAAATTCTGGACAAATTCATTGAAAAGGGTGGAAATTTCATCGATACCGCTGATACTTATCCCTGGTGGGTAAACGGCACAGGGGGATTATCGGAAACCATTATCGGAAAATGGATAAAATCAAGAGGGAATCGGCAGGATTTGGTCGTAGCTACCAAAGTCGGTTCTGAAACCAATGAGCACACTTCTGATATCAGCAGGAAGCATATCCTGCAATCTGTAGATGAGTCATTGCAACGGCTTCAGACCGATCATATCGATCTCTATTATACCCACTTCGATGATGAAAAGACGCCTGTCGAAGAAACATTGTCTGCTTACGACGAAATCATAAAGGCCGGAAAAGTTCGCTACATAGCCGCGTCCAATGTTTCACCTGAAAGATTGACAGCCTCTTTTGAAGCGGCGGAAAAAAACAACTTTCCCAAATATGTCGCTCTTCAACCGCATTACAATCTAATAGAAAGAGCAAAATATGAGAATGACTATTTACCTCTGGTGGAAAAATATAATTTAAGCGTATTCCCTTACTGGTCTTTGGCAGCGGGTTTCCTTACGGGAAAATACCGCTCCGAAGCCGATTTCAAAAAGAGTGTAAGAGGGGCGGGAGCAAAAAAATACCTGAATGAGAAAGGTTTTGCCGTTTTAGATACTTTGGATAAAGTTTCTGCCAAACACGGCACATCACAGGCGGCAGTCGCGTTGGCATGGCTCCTGGCACAACCGCATATAGGTGCGCCCATTGCAAGCGCGACAAACCAAAACCAACTGGAAACTCTATTTGTGGCAACCAAACTGGATCTGGATAAAGAAGACCTGGATTTACTTGATAAAGCGAGTAAATAA
- a CDS encoding dienelactone hydrolase family protein, which translates to MNKLIVIVSLMAIVQMSPAQSLKTVSYMDGTQELNGLVTANAGQQLPGVLILPAWKGVDNEARTAALELEKEGYIAFIADIYGKGNIPEDNASAAKLSGSYKSDYKAYQHRIALALEQLEKQGALPDKIAVIGYCFGGTGALEAARAEFDIQGVVSIHGGLGKDKSRPNAPIKTKVLVEHPAEDQSVSQEDYDSLVKELRDGNADWQIIIYANSGHTFTNPESHEYNEVMAKRAWKHTLMFLEEILK; encoded by the coding sequence ATGAATAAACTAATTGTAATAGTATCACTGATGGCCATCGTACAAATGAGTCCGGCCCAGTCCCTGAAAACGGTCTCTTATATGGACGGAACACAGGAATTGAATGGGTTAGTTACTGCCAATGCAGGACAACAATTACCCGGCGTATTAATCCTGCCAGCATGGAAAGGTGTTGACAATGAAGCCAGAACGGCTGCTTTAGAATTGGAAAAAGAGGGTTACATTGCCTTTATCGCAGATATTTACGGCAAAGGGAATATCCCGGAGGACAATGCATCCGCCGCGAAATTATCCGGGTCCTACAAAAGCGACTATAAAGCGTATCAGCACCGGATCGCTTTGGCGTTAGAGCAACTGGAAAAGCAAGGCGCTTTGCCTGACAAGATAGCCGTCATCGGTTATTGTTTCGGCGGGACAGGAGCCCTGGAAGCGGCACGTGCAGAATTTGACATACAGGGAGTCGTCTCTATACACGGAGGATTGGGTAAAGACAAAAGCAGACCGAATGCACCTATAAAAACAAAAGTATTGGTGGAACATCCGGCAGAAGACCAGAGTGTATCCCAGGAAGATTATGACAGTCTGGTGAAGGAACTGCGGGATGGCAATGCCGACTGGCAGATCATTATATACGCTAATAGCGGACACACCTTCACCAATCCCGAATCGCACGAATACAACGAAGTTATGGCCAAAAGAGCCTGGAAACATACATTGATGTTTCTCGAAGAGATATTAAAATAA